The Thermodesulfobacteriota bacterium genome includes the window CCGGCTCCAGAGCTCGCCCTGGGCCCCCGGCGGCACCTCGGCGCCGGTCTCCGGGTCCACGATCTTCACCTCCACCCCGGGCAGGGCGCGCCCCACGCTGGACACCCGGCGCTCCAGGGAGTCGTCGCGGCGCGTCATGGTGATCCCGGGGCTCGCCTCGGTCTGGCCGTAGGTGATGCAGATCTCGGTCATGTGCATCCGCCCCATGACCCGTCGCATGAGCTCCACGGGGCAGGGGGCGCCCGCCATGATGCCGGTGCGCAGGCTCGTGAGGTCTCGCCGGGGGAAGTCGGGGTGGTCGAGCAGCGCGATGAACATGGTGGGCACCCCGTGGACGGCCGTGCAGCGCTCCTCCTCGATGGAGCGCAGGATGAGCCCGGCGTCGAAGGTCTCCACCGGCACCATGGTTGCCCCGCTGCACACGCACAAGAGCGTGCTCATCACGCACCCGAAGCAGTGGAAGAAGGGCACCGGGATGCACAGCCGGTCCGCCTCGGAGAACCCCAGCACCTCGGCCTGGGCTTGGGCGTTGGCGACGATGTTGGCGTGGGAAAGGAGCACGCCCTTGGGGAACCCGGTGGTTCCGCTGGTGTACTGCATGTTGATGGGATCGGCGGGGGAGAGCTGCGCCTCCCGCTCCGCCAGGGCGGCGGGGGCGACGCCGCGCCCGAGCTCGTAGAGGCGGGGCAACGGCAGGGTGCCCGGCCGCTCCCCCTGCCCCAGGAAGACGACCCGGCGAAGCCGGGGCAGGTCGGGACAGCCCGGTTCGGGCCAGGCGGGGTCGCGCACCTCGGGCACCACGTCGTAGAGGGCCGCCAAGCAGTCCACGTCGCGGTACCCCTCGGCCAAAAACAGGGTGGTGGCGTCGGATTGCCCGAGCACGTACTTGAGCTCGTGGCGCTGGTAGTTGGTGTTCACGGTGACGAGCACCGCCCCCACCTTGGCGGTGGCGA containing:
- a CDS encoding AMP-binding protein; amino-acid sequence: MVREEMTLGAVLDAAAEKVPDRDALVYVDRGLRYTYREFRERVNLLARGLLALGVEKGEHLALWAVNLPEWVLLQFATAKVGAVLVTVNTNYQRHELKYVLGQSDATTLFLAEGYRDVDCLAALYDVVPEVRDPAWPEPGCPDLPRLRRVVFLGQGERPGTLPLPRLYELGRGVAPAALAEREAQLSPADPINMQYTSGTTGFPKGVLLSHANIVANAQAQAEVLGFSEADRLCIPVPFFHCFGCVMSTLLCVCSGATMVPVETFDAGLILRSIEEERCTAVHGVPTMFIALLDHPDFPRRDLTSLRTGIMAGAPCPVELMRRVMGRMHMTEICITYGQTEASPGITMTRRDDSLERRVSSVGRALPGVEVKIVDPETGAEVPPGAQGELWSRGYNTMLGYYKMPEATAETVGADGWLHTGDLATMDEHGYCKITGRLKNMIIRGGENIFPREIEEFLYTHPEVLHAEVVGVPDLKYGEQVLAAIVPRNGTVLTQEQIQAFCRGKIARHKIPRYVMFLPSFPTTASGKVQKFVLRDWAIDRYGLAEAAKVETA